One genomic region from Mytilus trossulus isolate FHL-02 chromosome 9, PNRI_Mtr1.1.1.hap1, whole genome shotgun sequence encodes:
- the LOC134683817 gene encoding peptidyl-glycine alpha-amidating monooxygenase-like, which yields MNKFAMWLFVLPVAVSGVREIPYITAHYGENGQEVYKMKLSYPSIKIYEPDQYFCYTRYLEELDEVYVLSTLIEINHEYVHHAALSFCEELEDNASHRPWECTENRKYCKGGAVSVLIFDDYYKPEDGLMTFPKDVSLKVGFSTLMRHITFEMHAKAAVTDFHYPLVNVTLTFTRTPTKYNYQTHLLLTEGFIPANKEKGYFAETACRWSKPDVVAFAVQLHTHHYGYLAEMYRVRNGTWTLMASQLTQGQTKVLLPVPGGAIDVRHGDVLAAKCLYINKDNKPILFGESDGQEMCNVDIHFGYEFRHEDIFKRSTACMTQLPEFSFCDHEATSGICGDNNKIDV from the exons TATCAGGTGTGAGGGAGATACCATATATAACAGCTCATTATGGAGAGAATGGACAAGAAGTTTATAAAATGAAGCTATCATACCCATCTATCAAGATATATGAA CCCGACCAATATTTTTGCTACACAAGATATTTAGAAGAACTGGACGAAGTATATGTCT TGAGCACCTTAATTGAAATTAATCATGAATATGTACATCATGCAGCTTTAAGTTTTTGTGAAGAACTTGAAGATAATGCAAGTCATCGACCATG GGAATGTACGGAGAACAGAAAATATTGCAAAGGTGGGGCAGTAAGCGTTTTGATATTTGATGACTACTACAAACCTGAAGATGGTTTAATGACGTTTCCTAAAG acgtATCACTTAAAGTCGGATTTTCCACCCTAATGAGGCATATTACTTTTGAGATGCACGCTAAAGCAGCAGTGACAG attttcatTATCCCTTAGTGAATGTAACGTTAACATTTACCAGAACTCC CACCAAATATAACTACCAAACTCATTTACTGTTGACTGAAGGATTTATTCCCGCCAATAAGGAAAAGG GATATTTTGCGGAAACAGCTTGTCGCTGGAGTAAGCCTGATGTTGTTGCATTTGCTgttcaattacatacacatcaTTATG gATATTTGGCTGAAATGTATAGAGTTCGAAACGGTACTTGGACCTTAATGGCGAGTCAGTTAACACAAGGCCAAACTAAG GTGTTATTACCAGTACCTGGAGGGGCAATTGACGTACGACATGGAGATGTCCTG gcTGCAAAGTGTCTGTATATTAATAAAGATAACAAGCCAATTCTATTCGG GGAATCTGATGGTCAAGAGATGTGTAATGTTGATATCCATTTTGGTTACGAATTCAGAcatgaagatatttttaaacGGTCAACTGCGTGTATGACGCAGCTACCCGAGTTTTCATTTTGTGACCACGAGGCGACATCAGGAATTTGTGGagataataacaaaatagaCGTGTAG